One stretch of Pseudomonadota bacterium DNA includes these proteins:
- a CDS encoding leucyl aminopeptidase family protein, translating to MISVLQEQVKAIGMDIPFRHSEKIKLNQHTTDLGAAAADKLAALVVLLPAAPGKAAWDRVPHADVLKGRWQQQLRRDRDSDCLITDLPNARGTRVYLQVVKPDTPAFASLGKLRALAAALFKLDPAAAAVQLAGLDDDSAGRVVEHLCAALLAAACPMPSYKHKPQPPPVLRRLDIHGLAAKVDLAPVQAEAMGNHLARWLSALPGNELTPGKYRAYIAKLARQQGWKMQFLDRKALQQQHAGAFLAVCQASPTPDAGIVHLRYRPQARGRKLALVGKGICFDTGGVNVKPAKFMNGMNEDMQGSAVALGTLLALTRLQWPHPVDCWLALAENHVGSRGYKPNDVVTACNGTTIEIKHTDAEGRMILADTLALASRAAPDVLIDYATLTGACIYALSSRYSGVFSNRTGLHAALIAAGAESGERVWPFPLDEDFDELLKSEIADILQCSLENEADHILATRFLHRFVDRHIHWIHVDLAASNNKGGLAHIPTDTTGFGVRLTLNLLRRQALMDGAWN from the coding sequence ATGATCAGCGTTTTGCAGGAACAGGTCAAGGCAATCGGCATGGATATCCCCTTCCGTCACAGTGAGAAAATCAAGCTGAATCAGCACACAACTGACCTGGGCGCGGCGGCGGCCGACAAGCTCGCGGCGCTCGTCGTGCTGCTGCCGGCGGCGCCCGGGAAGGCCGCCTGGGACCGCGTGCCCCACGCCGACGTCCTCAAAGGCCGCTGGCAGCAGCAATTGCGCCGCGACCGCGACAGCGACTGCCTGATCACCGACCTGCCGAACGCGCGGGGCACGCGCGTGTACCTGCAGGTGGTCAAGCCGGACACCCCCGCCTTCGCCAGCCTCGGCAAGCTGCGCGCGCTGGCCGCCGCGCTGTTCAAACTCGATCCGGCCGCGGCGGCCGTGCAGCTCGCCGGTCTGGATGACGACAGCGCGGGGCGCGTGGTGGAACATCTGTGCGCCGCCCTGCTCGCCGCCGCCTGCCCGATGCCGAGCTACAAGCACAAACCGCAACCGCCGCCCGTCCTGCGCCGGCTCGATATCCACGGGCTCGCGGCCAAGGTCGACCTGGCGCCGGTGCAGGCGGAAGCCATGGGCAATCACCTGGCGCGCTGGCTCTCCGCCCTGCCCGGCAATGAACTCACGCCCGGCAAGTACCGCGCCTACATCGCCAAGCTCGCGCGGCAGCAGGGCTGGAAGATGCAGTTCCTCGACCGCAAGGCCCTGCAGCAGCAACACGCGGGCGCCTTTCTCGCCGTCTGCCAGGCCAGCCCGACGCCCGATGCCGGCATCGTGCACCTGCGCTACCGGCCGCAGGCGCGCGGCCGCAAGCTGGCGCTGGTCGGCAAGGGCATCTGCTTCGATACCGGCGGCGTCAACGTCAAGCCGGCGAAGTTCATGAACGGTATGAACGAGGACATGCAGGGCAGCGCGGTGGCGCTCGGCACGCTGCTGGCGCTGACCCGCCTGCAGTGGCCGCACCCGGTCGACTGCTGGCTGGCGCTGGCGGAGAACCATGTCGGCAGCCGCGGCTACAAGCCCAACGACGTGGTCACCGCCTGCAACGGCACGACCATCGAGATCAAGCATACCGATGCCGAGGGGCGCATGATCCTGGCCGACACCCTGGCGCTGGCGAGCCGGGCCGCCCCGGACGTGCTGATCGACTACGCCACGCTGACCGGCGCCTGCATCTACGCCCTGTCCTCGCGCTACAGCGGCGTGTTCAGCAACCGCACCGGCCTGCACGCGGCGCTGATCGCCGCCGGCGCCGAGAGCGGCGAGCGCGTGTGGCCGTTTCCGCTGGACGAGGACTTCGACGAGCTGCTCAAGTCGGAGATCGCCGACATCCTGCAGTGCAGCCTGGAGAACGAGGCCGACCACATTCTCGCGACGCGTTTCCTGCACCGGTTCGTGGACCGCCACATCCACTGGATCCACGTCGACCTGGCCGCCAGCAACAACAAGGGCGGGCTGGCGCACATCCCGACCGACACCACCGGCTTCGGCGTGCGCCTGACCCTCAACCTGCTGCGCCGCCAGGCCCTCATGGACGGCGCATGGAACTGA
- a CDS encoding FAD-dependent oxidoreductase — protein sequence MEKAIARAMASSISMPTFRVTTHIRLDALMTAAKGAGVSVTVAIARACGLAIAQHPKMNWCYQPDDKLIERNQVDIGMAVAADDGGLVVPILRGCEARELAALNDDWKDLVARARTRHLNPEEFTGATFQISNMGMFDVSHFDAIATPGLAAILAIASNTEKGSAFTVTADHRVINGADVALFLKTLKALVQQPADWIGPGGPAIPAGEWDYDVVVVGGGPGGEDCARDLVGHKLKVALVNDAPFPGGECLWRGCIPSKAWRAAADRMRDRAEDARLGVAGTNKAKLVWADLEAHRRQVLETRGAMALKTDKGVRIDYLQGFGQFVDAHTLAVNTANNSDDPHSRAAVPTGKAARSISFGAAVIATGAPPFVPPIPGAREGLDSGGVLTSDTVWTLAAPPKKLAVIGGGAIGVEMAQIFQDFGAQVTLIEAQPRILAEVEPEIAQALTEILVAEPRLDVQTGAAVNGISGTPGAMQVAWTDSAGKAHNQAVDYVIMATGKRPVLDGLNLAAAGVASERGIVTADSRCRTSVPHIFAVGDVIGGLMLAHTAAQQGRVAAATILGEDMQYSQDLDCGVIFSRPQAAFVGLSTEQAKARGMDVAEVKVPMNIDAKAMINHETHGLIKLVADKATHRVVGVHFLADHADTLIGEAVMMVAGGMTLEQVGAAIHPHPTQTELFGDLARRLLSRLRRSTRPAQA from the coding sequence ATGGAAAAGGCGATCGCGCGCGCGATGGCGTCCTCGATCTCCATGCCGACCTTCCGCGTGACCACCCATATCCGCCTCGACGCGCTGATGACCGCGGCCAAGGGCGCCGGCGTGTCGGTGACGGTGGCGATCGCGCGCGCCTGCGGGCTCGCCATCGCGCAGCATCCCAAGATGAACTGGTGCTACCAGCCCGACGACAAGCTCATCGAGCGCAACCAGGTCGACATCGGCATGGCGGTGGCCGCCGACGACGGCGGCCTGGTGGTGCCGATCCTGCGCGGCTGCGAGGCGCGCGAGCTCGCCGCGCTGAACGACGATTGGAAGGACCTGGTGGCGCGGGCGCGCACCCGCCACCTCAACCCGGAGGAGTTCACCGGCGCGACCTTCCAGATCTCCAACATGGGCATGTTCGACGTCAGCCATTTCGACGCCATCGCCACGCCCGGCCTGGCCGCGATCCTGGCCATCGCCTCGAACACGGAGAAGGGCAGCGCCTTCACCGTCACCGCCGATCACCGCGTGATCAACGGCGCCGATGTCGCGCTGTTCCTCAAGACCCTGAAGGCGCTGGTGCAGCAGCCGGCCGACTGGATCGGCCCGGGGGGGCCGGCCATCCCGGCGGGCGAGTGGGACTACGACGTGGTGGTGGTCGGCGGCGGTCCGGGCGGCGAGGACTGCGCGCGCGACCTGGTCGGCCACAAGCTCAAGGTCGCGCTGGTCAACGACGCACCGTTCCCCGGCGGCGAATGCCTGTGGCGCGGCTGCATCCCCTCCAAGGCCTGGCGCGCGGCGGCCGACCGCATGCGCGACCGCGCCGAGGACGCCCGCCTGGGCGTGGCCGGTACCAACAAGGCCAAGCTGGTGTGGGCCGACCTGGAGGCGCACCGGCGCCAGGTACTGGAGACGCGCGGCGCGATGGCGCTCAAGACCGACAAGGGCGTGCGCATCGACTACCTCCAGGGCTTCGGCCAGTTCGTCGACGCGCACACGCTGGCCGTCAACACCGCGAACAACAGCGACGATCCCCACAGCCGCGCGGCGGTCCCGACCGGCAAGGCCGCGCGCAGCATCAGCTTCGGCGCCGCGGTGATCGCGACCGGCGCGCCGCCGTTCGTGCCGCCGATCCCCGGCGCGCGCGAAGGGCTGGACAGCGGCGGGGTGCTGACCTCCGACACGGTATGGACGCTGGCCGCGCCGCCGAAAAAACTCGCCGTCATCGGCGGCGGCGCCATCGGCGTGGAGATGGCGCAGATCTTCCAGGACTTCGGCGCGCAGGTCACGCTCATCGAGGCGCAGCCGCGCATCCTGGCCGAGGTCGAGCCGGAGATCGCGCAGGCGCTCACCGAGATCCTGGTCGCCGAGCCGCGCCTCGACGTGCAGACCGGCGCGGCGGTCAACGGCATCTCCGGCACGCCCGGCGCGATGCAGGTGGCCTGGACTGACAGCGCCGGCAAGGCGCACAACCAGGCCGTGGACTACGTGATCATGGCGACCGGCAAGCGGCCGGTGCTGGACGGGCTCAACCTGGCGGCGGCCGGCGTGGCCAGCGAGCGCGGCATCGTCACGGCGGACAGCCGCTGCCGCACCAGCGTGCCGCACATCTTCGCCGTCGGCGACGTGATCGGCGGGCTGATGCTGGCGCACACCGCGGCGCAGCAGGGCCGCGTCGCCGCCGCCACCATCCTCGGCGAGGACATGCAGTACAGCCAGGACCTGGACTGCGGCGTGATCTTCTCGCGCCCGCAGGCCGCGTTCGTCGGCCTGTCCACCGAGCAGGCCAAGGCCAGGGGCATGGATGTCGCCGAGGTGAAGGTGCCGATGAACATTGATGCCAAGGCGATGATCAACCACGAGACCCACGGCCTGATCAAGCTGGTCGCCGACAAGGCCACGCACCGCGTGGTGGGCGTGCATTTCCTCGCCGACCACGCGGACACGCTGATCGGCGAGGCGGTGATGATGGTCGCAGGCGGCATGACGCTGGAGCAGGTCGGCGCGGCGATCCATCCGCACCCGACCCAGACCGAGCTGTTCGGCGACCTGGCGCGGCGGCTGCTCTCGCGCCTGCGGCGCAGCACCAGGCCGGCGCAGGCGTAG
- the pdhA gene encoding pyruvate dehydrogenase (acetyl-transferring) E1 component subunit alpha, whose protein sequence is MKDADKIRLLREMLFARRFEERCYEAYVERNIGGFLHLYPGEEACAHGVLEAARVGHDYVITSYRDHVHAIKSGSDPRAVMAELFSKETGVSKGRGGSMHIFDVKHRFMGGYALVGGPFPLAAGIAKAIQMQGGDEICICFLGDAANNQGTFHESLNMAALWNLPVLYVCENNLYGIGTRIDRSTAVVDQYKRVAGYNIPSAQCDGQDIELVYKAAVKAVKHVRGGKGPYFLELMTYRYRGHSMSDSNAYRAKTEERMWSKRDPIIMLRDRLIEDGKLTLKEYKNMDTEILDEIEDEVIRFATESPEPHIADVEKYVLAENDPWVRGGVE, encoded by the coding sequence ATGAAAGACGCCGACAAGATACGCCTGCTGCGGGAGATGCTGTTCGCGCGCCGCTTCGAGGAACGCTGTTACGAAGCCTACGTCGAACGCAACATCGGCGGCTTCCTGCACCTGTACCCGGGCGAGGAGGCCTGCGCGCACGGCGTGCTGGAAGCGGCCCGGGTCGGGCACGACTACGTCATCACCAGCTACCGCGACCACGTGCACGCCATCAAGTCCGGCTCGGACCCGCGCGCGGTGATGGCGGAACTGTTCTCCAAGGAGACCGGCGTGAGCAAGGGCCGCGGCGGCTCCATGCACATCTTCGACGTCAAGCACCGTTTCATGGGCGGCTACGCGCTGGTCGGCGGGCCGTTCCCGCTCGCCGCCGGCATCGCCAAGGCGATCCAGATGCAGGGCGGCGACGAGATCTGCATCTGCTTCCTCGGCGACGCCGCCAACAACCAGGGCACCTTCCACGAATCGCTGAACATGGCCGCGCTGTGGAACCTGCCGGTGCTGTACGTGTGCGAGAACAACCTCTACGGCATCGGCACGCGCATCGACCGTTCCACCGCGGTGGTCGACCAGTACAAGCGCGTCGCGGGCTACAACATCCCCTCGGCGCAGTGCGACGGCCAGGACATCGAGCTGGTGTACAAGGCCGCGGTCAAGGCGGTCAAGCACGTGCGCGGCGGCAAGGGACCGTACTTCCTGGAACTGATGACCTACCGCTACCGCGGTCATTCCATGTCCGATTCCAACGCCTACCGCGCCAAGACCGAGGAACGCATGTGGAGCAAGCGCGACCCGATCATCATGCTGCGCGACCGGCTGATCGAGGACGGCAAACTCACGCTGAAGGAATACAAGAATATGGATACCGAGATACTCGACGAGATCGAGGACGAGGTGATCCGCTTCGCCACCGAATCGCCCGAGCCGCACATCGCGGACGTGGAGAAATACGTGCTGGCCGAGAATGACCCCTGGGTCAGGGGCGGGGTGGAATAA
- a CDS encoding alpha-ketoacid dehydrogenase subunit beta, with translation MAEIMFWEAILRAHDEELANDPMVIAMGEDIGVAGGTYKATRGLYEKYGEQRVIDTPISENGFTGLGIGASFLGVRPIIEIMSVNFAWLAMDQIFNTAAKVRYMSGGQLTAPIVVRSPGGTAHQLGSQHSARMEKVFMGIAGLRVVTPSNPRQAYGLLKSAVRCNDPVFINEHELMYNMKGEVPEEEYFHPLEGSEVARAGRDVTLFGYNISVHWCLKAAELLSEHHGIEAEVIDLYALSPLDRKGIRESVSRTHRAVIVEEAEPAVGVGAEVMAIINEECFFELDAAPVRVSALNVPIPYNHALEKAALPDANDVVEAVRRMFGI, from the coding sequence ATGGCCGAGATCATGTTCTGGGAGGCGATCCTGCGTGCCCACGACGAGGAGCTGGCCAACGACCCCATGGTCATCGCCATGGGCGAGGACATCGGCGTGGCCGGCGGCACCTACAAGGCGACCCGCGGCCTGTACGAGAAATACGGCGAGCAGCGCGTCATCGACACGCCGATCTCGGAGAACGGCTTCACCGGCCTGGGCATCGGCGCCTCCTTCCTCGGCGTGCGGCCGATCATCGAGATCATGTCGGTGAACTTCGCCTGGCTCGCCATGGACCAGATCTTCAACACCGCCGCCAAGGTGCGTTACATGTCGGGCGGCCAGCTCACGGCGCCGATCGTGGTGCGCTCCCCGGGCGGCACCGCGCACCAGCTCGGTTCGCAGCATTCCGCGCGCATGGAGAAGGTGTTCATGGGTATCGCCGGGCTGCGCGTGGTCACGCCGTCCAACCCGCGCCAGGCCTACGGCCTGCTGAAATCCGCGGTGCGCTGCAACGACCCCGTGTTCATCAACGAGCACGAACTCATGTACAACATGAAGGGCGAGGTGCCGGAGGAGGAATACTTCCACCCGCTGGAAGGTTCCGAGGTCGCACGCGCGGGCCGCGACGTCACCCTGTTCGGCTACAACATCTCCGTGCACTGGTGCCTGAAGGCCGCCGAGCTGCTGTCCGAGCACCACGGCATCGAGGCCGAGGTGATCGACCTGTACGCGCTGAGCCCGCTCGACCGCAAGGGCATCCGCGAGTCGGTCAGCAGGACGCACCGCGCCGTGATCGTGGAGGAGGCCGAACCCGCCGTCGGCGTCGGTGCCGAGGTGATGGCGATCATCAACGAGGAGTGCTTCTTCGAGCTCGACGCCGCCCCGGTGCGCGTCTCCGCGCTGAACGTGCCGATCCCCTACAACCACGCCCTGGAAAAGGCCGCGCTGCCGGATGCCAACGACGTGGTCGAGGCCGTGCGCAGGATGTTCGGGATTTGA
- a CDS encoding biotin/lipoyl-containing protein — MAEPYVIKMPQLSDTMTEGVIVSWEKNVGDAVKRGDIVATVETDKAVMDVEVFRDGYLSGPIAPVDSVVPVGSAIAYLVERNDAVDASQAKPAAARAAPRRRRPPS, encoded by the coding sequence ATGGCTGAACCCTACGTAATCAAGATGCCCCAGCTCTCCGACACCATGACGGAAGGCGTCATCGTGAGCTGGGAGAAGAACGTCGGCGACGCGGTCAAGCGCGGCGACATCGTCGCCACGGTCGAGACCGACAAGGCGGTCATGGACGTCGAGGTGTTCCGCGACGGCTACCTGTCCGGGCCCATCGCGCCGGTCGACAGCGTGGTGCCGGTGGGCAGCGCGATCGCCTACCTGGTGGAACGCAACGATGCCGTCGATGCCAGCCAGGCGAAGCCGGCGGCCGCCAGGGCAGCGCCGCGCCGGCGCCGGCCACCAAGCTGA